One segment of Tamlana crocina DNA contains the following:
- a CDS encoding lactoylglutathione lyase family protein, with translation MKDSKYPKAFSHIGITVPDIQKAVEFYQNVMGWYVIMPPSTVKKETDTAIGQMCMDVFGNDWESFEIAHLSTSDGIGIELFSFPHGKKEAPAFNPFNTGLFHFCVQDPDIETLTEKIVEAGGKQRMPIREYYPNDKPYKMVYVEDPFGVVFEIYTHSYELTYSSGAYAHNQ, from the coding sequence ATGAAAGATTCAAAATACCCAAAAGCCTTTTCACACATAGGCATAACTGTACCAGACATCCAAAAAGCAGTTGAATTTTACCAGAACGTAATGGGCTGGTACGTAATCATGCCGCCTTCAACGGTAAAAAAAGAAACCGACACCGCTATTGGGCAAATGTGTATGGATGTATTTGGTAACGATTGGGAGTCCTTTGAAATTGCACATTTATCAACGTCTGACGGCATTGGAATTGAGCTCTTCTCTTTTCCTCACGGCAAAAAAGAAGCTCCAGCATTTAATCCTTTCAACACGGGGCTGTTCCACTTTTGCGTTCAAGACCCAGACATTGAAACACTCACAGAAAAAATAGTTGAAGCCGGCGGAAAACAGCGAATGCCAATACGCGAGTATTACCCCAACGACAAGCCCTATAAAATGGTTTATGTTGAAGACCCTTTTGGGGTTGTTTTCGAAATTTACACGCATAGCTATGAGTTAACCTATTCGTCTGGTGCATATGCCCACAATCAATAG
- a CDS encoding type 1 glutamine amidotransferase domain-containing protein: MKTRLYTFAFALLLSTSVLAQTKNNAPKVLLVLSSHQELGKTGKETGYYLSEVTHAYEVFQTNNYQITLVSPKGGNPPVDGFDLTDKVNNKYWNDATFQNKLQNTLKPSKVRAKDYDVIYYAGGHGTMWDFPNNKKLAKIAAKIYENDGIVAAVCHGPSALVNIKLSNGDYLVDGKTVSVFTNEEETNVNLENVVPFLLEDKLKERGATVNKAAMWQEKVSVDERLVTGQNPASAKLAAEKIVELIEAKH; this comes from the coding sequence ATGAAAACAAGGTTATACACATTTGCATTCGCTTTACTGTTAAGTACTTCAGTTTTAGCACAAACGAAAAACAACGCTCCAAAAGTGTTATTGGTTTTATCCAGTCACCAAGAATTAGGTAAAACGGGTAAAGAAACAGGCTATTATTTAAGCGAAGTAACTCACGCTTACGAAGTGTTTCAAACAAACAACTACCAGATTACCTTAGTAAGCCCCAAAGGAGGAAATCCACCGGTAGATGGTTTTGATCTTACAGATAAAGTGAACAACAAATACTGGAATGATGCTACATTTCAAAATAAACTTCAAAATACTTTAAAACCTTCAAAAGTAAGAGCTAAAGATTACGATGTTATTTATTATGCTGGTGGACATGGAACCATGTGGGACTTTCCAAACAATAAAAAATTAGCCAAAATAGCCGCTAAAATTTACGAAAACGACGGTATTGTAGCGGCCGTTTGCCATGGTCCTTCTGCTTTAGTAAATATTAAATTATCTAATGGCGATTATCTGGTAGATGGTAAAACGGTTAGCGTTTTTACCAACGAAGAAGAAACTAATGTAAATTTGGAAAATGTTGTGCCATTTTTATTAGAAGACAAACTTAAAGAGCGTGGAGCCACCGTAAATAAAGCGGCAATGTGGCAAGAAAAAGTAAGTGTTGATGAGCGTTTGGTAACGGGTCAAAATCCTGCTTCCGCAAAACTAGCTGCTGAAAAAATTGTAGAACTCATAGAGGCAAAACACTAA
- a CDS encoding Crp/Fnr family transcriptional regulator, translated as MQDQHQLLRQHFEEIVTLTDEEWEFIAPHFEYKKLKKHQFLIQTGQPVDCEFWIINGLVKSYAVDDKGDEHILQFAMEEYWVSDYYAFQNKVPATTVVDCIEDSEFFCVSFESRELICQNVPAIANFFRIKANYGFINLQQRILSLLTQTAEERYDNLLFKLPKLVQRIPKKLIAAYLGVSRETLSRFKG; from the coding sequence ATGCAGGACCAACACCAACTCTTGAGGCAACATTTTGAAGAAATTGTAACGCTTACAGACGAAGAGTGGGAATTTATTGCGCCTCATTTTGAATATAAAAAACTAAAAAAGCATCAGTTTTTAATTCAAACCGGGCAGCCCGTAGATTGCGAATTTTGGATTATTAACGGGCTGGTAAAATCGTATGCTGTAGACGACAAGGGAGACGAACACATACTGCAGTTCGCTATGGAAGAATATTGGGTAAGCGACTATTATGCATTTCAAAATAAAGTACCGGCCACAACAGTGGTAGACTGCATTGAAGATTCCGAGTTCTTTTGTGTGTCATTCGAATCTAGAGAGCTCATTTGCCAAAACGTACCGGCCATAGCCAATTTTTTCAGAATAAAAGCCAATTACGGTTTTATTAATTTACAGCAACGCATCCTTTCCTTATTAACGCAAACAGCAGAAGAACGCTACGATAATTTGCTATTTAAACTACCTAAATTAGTGCAACGCATCCCCAAAAAATTAATAGCTGCCTATTTGGGTGTGTCCAGAGAAACCTTAAGCCGATTTAAGGGTTAA
- a CDS encoding monovalent cation:proton antiporter-2 (CPA2) family protein, translating into MSGSLLFEAIVFLAGAIICVSIAKRLGLSSVIGYLLAGVLIGPYVLGFIGEEGEDILHFAEFGVVVMLFLIGLEIEPKNFWNMRKSILGMGGIQVALTVGLTYVLFAVLGYEWQVALAIGMAVALSSTAIALQTIKEKGLMNTTFGSSSFSILLFQDIVVIFMIGALPLLSNSSEHASDDTSHSASSLIQNLPIGLQTLAIILSVALIILAGRFVVVPMLRKVAKTGVRELLIAAAFLIVFGISYLMEFVGLSPALGAFLGGVVLSTSEFKHELESTLEPFKNLLLGLFFMAVGASINFVVIANSPLTIGGILLAIIAIKALVLFITGRIFKLKLDQNVLLTFSLAQVGEFAFVLLSFAFQLNILEQEQMDMMLVVTAVSMSLTPILAVVNERLILPKVGTKESIKRPMDHIAKSQKVILVGFGHFGSTVGRFLRSHGVEATILDFDSNRVDFLRKMGFEVYYGDATREDLLESAGIAEAKLLICATNKVSVAKAISKIVKEKHPHVELLVRTKNRYDAYELLNLNVTNIYRETLDTSLALASDALNKLGFRKYTLNRQVQNFIKYDDASLKRLASEPKRDEDYVFMARKEIEQQEKLLNEDFKRGIVTFDHHWDGEHIRNLLSKEAN; encoded by the coding sequence ATGTCTGGAAGTTTATTATTTGAAGCGATTGTTTTTCTAGCCGGTGCCATTATTTGTGTATCCATAGCAAAACGATTAGGATTAAGTTCGGTGATTGGTTATTTGTTGGCTGGTGTACTTATTGGCCCTTATGTATTAGGCTTTATTGGTGAAGAAGGTGAAGATATTTTGCATTTTGCGGAGTTTGGTGTTGTGGTAATGCTGTTTTTAATCGGGTTAGAAATTGAACCCAAAAACTTCTGGAACATGCGAAAATCCATCCTCGGTATGGGCGGCATTCAAGTTGCATTAACCGTTGGCTTAACTTATGTATTGTTCGCTGTTTTGGGATACGAATGGCAAGTAGCATTAGCCATTGGTATGGCTGTGGCGTTATCATCAACCGCAATTGCATTGCAAACCATCAAAGAAAAAGGATTAATGAATACCACCTTTGGTTCTAGTTCATTTTCTATACTATTATTTCAAGATATTGTCGTGATATTTATGATTGGTGCCTTACCATTGTTGAGTAATTCATCGGAACACGCTAGTGATGACACTTCACATTCTGCATCAAGTTTAATTCAAAATTTACCCATTGGGCTACAAACCTTAGCGATTATATTATCGGTAGCCCTTATTATTTTGGCAGGTCGTTTTGTAGTGGTGCCCATGCTACGTAAAGTGGCAAAAACAGGTGTTAGAGAATTGTTGATTGCGGCTGCGTTTTTAATTGTTTTCGGAATTTCATATTTAATGGAATTTGTCGGTTTAAGTCCAGCGTTAGGAGCCTTTTTAGGTGGTGTTGTATTGTCAACAAGTGAATTTAAACACGAGTTAGAAAGTACGTTAGAACCGTTTAAAAACCTATTACTCGGACTCTTTTTTATGGCGGTTGGTGCATCCATAAACTTTGTAGTGATAGCTAATAGTCCGTTAACCATTGGTGGAATTTTACTCGCCATTATTGCTATTAAAGCATTGGTGTTGTTCATAACAGGTCGCATTTTCAAACTAAAACTCGATCAAAATGTGTTGTTGACTTTCAGTTTGGCGCAGGTTGGTGAATTTGCTTTTGTCTTGCTATCGTTTGCCTTTCAGCTTAATATTTTAGAACAAGAACAAATGGATATGATGCTGGTTGTTACCGCAGTATCCATGTCTTTAACACCAATTTTAGCTGTGGTAAACGAACGTTTAATTCTTCCGAAGGTGGGTACTAAAGAATCTATAAAACGACCAATGGATCATATTGCCAAATCGCAAAAAGTCATTTTGGTTGGGTTTGGTCATTTTGGTAGCACGGTTGGCCGATTTTTACGTTCTCACGGTGTGGAAGCTACGATTTTAGATTTCGATTCGAACCGTGTTGATTTCCTTCGCAAAATGGGGTTTGAAGTGTATTATGGTGATGCCACACGTGAAGATTTGTTAGAATCTGCAGGAATTGCCGAAGCTAAATTGCTCATTTGTGCCACTAATAAAGTATCTGTTGCTAAAGCCATAAGTAAAATTGTTAAGGAAAAGCATCCTCATGTAGAGCTTCTTGTTCGTACCAAAAACAGATACGATGCTTATGAATTGTTAAACCTTAATGTTACCAATATTTACCGCGAAACTTTAGACACCTCCTTGGCTTTGGCGAGTGACGCACTTAATAAATTAGGCTTTAGAAAATATACCTTAAACCGTCAAGTTCAAAATTTTATAAAGTACGATGACGCCAGTTTAAAACGATTAGCATCAGAACCCAAGCGAGATGAAGACTATGTATTTATGGCGCGAAAAGAAATAGAACAACAGGAAAAACTCCTGAACGAAGATTTTAAACGGGGCATTGTAACCTTTGATCACCATTGGGACGGCGAGCACATTAGAAATTTATTGAGCAAAGAAGCTAATTAA